TTCAGCTTTGGCTGCAATCCACAAGCTCTAGTAGGGTACACAGATCATATTACAAAGACATTAATTATTATCCAAGTAGAAAAGGAAAACCTGCATACGCATGAATAATAAGATTTTGAATTCAGCAAATAAATAATTGAAGTTTGCAATTGCCAGAAACTAAATCCATGGTGAGCAGAAAGAAATATTTTTACTGAACAACTTAGGTAGCCATCAGCCTTTCATTAAGAAagtaataaaagaaaagaattatCTGCACAATGCCACAATCTAACAAATCCTACCATAGATAGTAATTTTGCCCCTGGAGCTAGGTTTAATTAGGTCAAGCTGATTTCCAGTTTCCTCAGAGAAAGTCCAACCTGATAAACAATTGAATGGAAACTAAGAATGATGTAATCAAGAATTCGGTAGCACGAATTTTATCTTCCCAAGATTATAAACCTGTTGGTCGAAAAGCCAGCACAGCTAGAAATCTTTGTTTAAGAGTCTCCAAATACTTCTGCAAGTTCTAATAGGAAACAGCTTTCTGGTAAGAGAGGTTACTAGACAAATTCCATGGGTTCATTTGAAAATCATTTCCAAACCTCATGTCGTAAAGAAGAAAGGGGCAGAACATGAAGTGATGAACTTTGACTGTCTGAACATATCATTTTGGATAAATCCGACCAGCCAAATGCGTGAAGAATGCGCCTTCTTGATGCATCAGTGTAGATAGGAACCTTTCAAGAATAAACATAAGTGAGTTATCTGCGAATGGAAATTAGAAGACCAACATGGCCACATTGCATAGCACAACATTAGGTGAAACATTGTTAAGAAAGAGCCtactaggattttttttttcttttaagaacTCGTAAGACTTCATTCCAAAAATTCATACTGAAGTCTCAGATCTGTAGTACCTGTAAAGCTTTCGAAATCGCTAGATATACATTTTCTTTCCCAATGCTATATGCTCCAACAACAATGAGTGTTTTTGGTTCCTTCTGTAGATATCTTTTAGCTGTCCTCACAGCAAAATCAATAACATCTTCCTTGGGAGGGAACCTAAAGAATATGAGGTTTAGCAACACAACCATTAATGAGAAAATGCTTAAACTTAAGGCTGCATACTCACTTGTATTTTGGATTACAATAAGTTGTGTCCAGGTAAAGCAAATTTATCTGGCCTCTTTGGAGAAGTGGATACAACTGCATTGATTTTGATGCTCTAAAATCCCCAGTATGGAGATATTTCTTCCCATCACCAAGACGGAAGTGAATTAGTGCTGCACCAGGACAATGGTTGGCCTCTAACAAGGTCACTGAAACTCCCTCTATAACATACTCCTTATCAAGCTCCAACGGACAAATATACCTGCAAACATCAATCTATCAGTTTGAACACATTATACTAGCACTAACAGATCAGAGGATGGTTGTACACCCCAAAAAGGACTTACTCGGGATTTACTGACAAGCACATCTTAACCAAGCGAGCAGTTAGGGCAGTACAGTAGATAGGACCATGGCACCATTTCTTGGTTAATCCACCATAATGATCATGGTGAAAATGGCTGAGGAAATAGGCATTGCAACCCTCAACCGCTCCATACCGAAATGCATCCACCGTGAATGGAGTTCCTATGTTCGTTAATTTCAGTTTTAAGACAACTGAAGGCCGCGAGGAATTTAAATATAGTACTATAACAACTACATTCAGATTCCAATTTTCTTTTGCGATAATTCAGATTCTTATTCAACATGTAACAACCTCATTTGCACCAAGAAACGAATAATGATATCAAATTCACAAATGCAGGCTCCCACAAACTAGTTGCTAGAACATCGGTACAGAAATTGCTTGACAGAATTCAGGAACATTTATAGATAGACACGCCAATTAAAACAACAGGATTGGAAAAGACCAGCATTTACCGGGAATCTTCTTGTAGAAGGGGCAGGCGAGAGGCTTCCTGTCCGCCGCGGCCTCCacctcgcctcctcgccgccgcttcctcccggGCCATGAGCCAGAAGGAGCGGACGAAGCCCCAGCCCCAGCCCCGCCCGCGACCcccgcgacctcctcctcccgccgcggccgcctgtCGATTCCCCACGCCTGGAAGAGGCTCCTCTGGACGAGGGAGTCGCCGGACTTGTTCTTCCCGGACTCctcggacgacggcggcggcgagggggcggcgAGCAGGGAGGACCAGTCGGTGCCGCTACGGTAGAAGTCGTCGGCGaagctggtggcggcggtggcggcagtgggagaggaggggagggggaagccGTTGTCGTCCAGCCCGTCCGGGACGGGCAGGGGCGGGGGCGAGCTgggttcgccgtcgccggcgatgtCGGTGCCCATCGGAGGGTTCGaaatgggcggcggcgggaggatgcAGGAGGAGGGGACTGAGAAGAGAACCGTAGGACACATAAGCTCAGGTGTGAACACGGCACGTCGATCgccagccgtccgatcggcctggCCTGACGGATCGGACGGCTCGTGGTTTCCACTCCCTCAccttctccccccccccccccctcttctccGTCTTCCCGCCACCGTGCTCCCGGCTCCCGCTCCGTGAGGGGGCCCTTGGTTGATTCGTAacgatttcttttttattttttttcaaccttttttacttttcaattttaaaaatatatactctcaaaacttattttcaaaatcTGAACTTTTTTACCACGCCAGCCTAACTAGCGTGGCAAAACAATACTATCATATTGGTCTGACTGACGTGACGGTGTTATTTGGTCACTGCCACCCTGATTGACGTGGCAGGATACAATTGTCACGCCCACTCTGTGTGATGTGTGGCCAAAAGATTCAGATTCCGCAAATAAGTTTTGCAAatgtttgtttttaaaattaaaaatttaaaaagttcaaaaaaattaaaaaaatcgtgACCCACAAGGGAAAAAATTACTAAAATGGTTACACTTATAATGTATCTGTTTCATATTAATAAGAAGTTGGACATTTTTtctggtcaaacttttataattttgatcAAGTTCAATTAGTAGTATTTTTAacgcaaaacaaatatattaccaaaatatattcaacgCTAGATTTAAAATAAGTAATTTTGTATTTTagatattgctaatttttttataaacttgtttAAAGATAATAAAGTTTGACTAATAAAaggtcaaaatgacttataatataaagcGGAAATGGAAGGAGTAAGTTCTTAAATATGTCCCTGCCAGCGCTGTCGCCGTCACCGGGGATGTCGGTGCCCATCGGAGGGTTTGAAATGggtggcggcgggaggacgcaggaggaggggatggagtGGAGAAGAGAACCGAACATAAGCTCAAGTGTGAACACAGCACGTCGATCGCCGGCCGTCTGATCGGCCTGGCCTGACGGATCGGACGGCTCGTTGTTTCCACTCAGTCACCTTCttcccccttcctcttctccgtcTTCCCGCCACTGTGCTCCCGGCTCCCGCTCCGTGAGGGCTGGATATGCCCTTGGTTTGGTAGATTTGTGacgattttttatattttctaaacctttttaatttttaattttaaaaataaaccttctcaaaactacatattttgacCACGCGAAGCTAACTAGTATGGTAAAATAATACTGCcacgccggtctaaccggcatgACAACGTTATTTAGTCACGCTGGTCTGACTGACGTGTAGAATAAAACTGTCATGCTCACTATAAGTAGTGTGTCAGTGTTATGCATGATCGTGATCAAAAGGCTCAGATTCTGCAAATAGTTTGGAAGTGTtcgtttttaaaattaaaaataaaagaagttaaagaaaatagaaaagttTGTAACCCACTaggaaagaaaatatattactaCAGAAAATCACTCTTATAGTTTCacaatttcatattataaataactttgatatatttttctagtcaaacttttcaaattttgatcaCGTTTAGaggaaaaaatatagtaacattttacaatgaaacaaacatattatcaaaatatattcaatgctagatttaataaaactatttgatattttagatattgctattttttaaaaaaaattgattaacaTAACAAAGTTTAGTtggtaaaaaaatcaaagcaacttatactgtaaaaaaaatgaaacgagtAATGTCCAGGAGGGGTACGGGACAAACACGGCGGCGCTGTTTAACAACGGCCTCAGCTGTGGCGCGTGCTTCGAGGTAGGGGCGTACCTATGTATAGGTTACAGGTGTCCAAGGACACCGGGTAGATTATTTAATTCTAGCTAATTTATATCATACTAATTAGTATAATCGgtcaataattaaataattagtaTGTTTAGGACCTCCGGTAAATTTTGTTATGGGTTTGCCACTGCTTCGAGGTGTGGTGCGCATATTGCTCGATGAAATGCCGCTGTAAGCTTGTCCAAGTTTGTGCTTCCCATAATCCCACTCCCCTTATCATCGCCATGTTGCTTACCATGGCTAGGTAATCTTCACATGACATTCCATATTGCGATGGACACATAACATAATAAAGCTGTTAATTATCTGTGATTAGGAGATGTCCGCATGACAGATTGACAATCTTGGTGGTTGTAGCAAGCAAAGCACAATCATGTTACTAGAAGAATTTCCATGCTCTTTTCACTGGACCTTATAGTCTCCTATTTTGCCTCGGGCACTTGAAATGGTGACCATGAGGGAAGAAAATATTACTAGAGGGAATGATTATTCTTCTAAGGACAAATATGTGTGGGCTAGTGTGCTTTCCGCTTAAGGACAAATGTTGCAATTTTCCTTGCAGAAAATGTGTACTTCTCTTATAAAATCAAGCCATCCCTGATAGTTGATTCTGGGTGAGTTGCAAAGCTACCACTGCCAAGTTAGCAATGAGCAGCTTTGAACAATGCATGTTGGTACATGTCTCTCTATTTGTACAAGAAACAGAGTACTAAGCTTATTCTAAATAGGAGTAATTTGCGTAACGAATGTGAGTTTCAAGATCTTAAGTATCATGAATgaaatttttgataaaaatgGATTTG
This window of the Oryza sativa Japonica Group chromosome 4, ASM3414082v1 genome carries:
- the LOC4335730 gene encoding DNA cross-link repair protein SNM1 isoform X1 — its product is MGTDIAGDGEPSSPPPLPVPDGLDDNGFPLPSSPTAATAATSFADDFYRSGTDWSSLLAAPSPPPSSEESGKNKSGDSLVQRSLFQAWGIDRRPRREEEVAGVAGGAGAGASSAPSGSWPGRKRRRGGEVEAAADRKPLACPFYKKIPGTPFTVDAFRYGAVEGCNAYFLSHFHHDHYGGLTKKWCHGPIYCTALTARLVKMCLSVNPEYICPLELDKEYVIEGVSVTLLEANHCPGAALIHFRLGDGKKYLHTGDFRASKSMQLYPLLQRGQINLLYLDTTYCNPKYKFPPKEDVIDFAVRTAKRYLQKEPKTLIVVGAYSIGKENVYLAISKALQVPIYTDASRRRILHAFGWSDLSKMICSDSQSSSLHVLPLSSLRHENLQKYLETLKQRFLAVLAFRPTGWTFSEETGNQLDLIKPSSRGKITIYGVPYSEHSSFSELREFVMFLRPQKVIPTVNVGNAASRDKMQAHFREWLKGL
- the LOC4335730 gene encoding DNA cross-link repair protein SNM1 isoform X2 produces the protein MGTDIAGDGEPSSPPPLPVPDGLDDNGFPLPSSPTAATAATSFADDFYRSGTDWSSLLAAPSPPPSSEESGKNKSGDSLVQRSLFQAWGIDRRPRREEEVAGVAGGAGAGASSAPSGSWPGRKRRRGGEVEAAADRKPLACPFYKKIPGTPFTVDAFRYGAVEGCNAYFLSHFHHDHYGGLTKKWCHGPIYCTALTARLVKMCLSVNPEYICPLELDKEYVIEGVSVTLLEANHCPGAALIHFRLGDGKKYLHTGDFRASKSMQLYPLLQRGQINLLYLDTTYCNPKYKFPPKEDVIDFAVRTAKRYLQKEPKTLIVVGAYSIGKENVYLAISKALQVPIYTDASRRRILHAFGWSDLSKMICSDSQSSSLHVLPLSSLRHEKYLETLKQRFLAVLAFRPTGWTFSEETGNQLDLIKPSSRGKITIYGVPYSEHSSFSELREFVMFLRPQKVIPTVNVGNAASRDKMQAHFREWLKGL